The stretch of DNA TGCTGTCATATTTTCTGCTTTATAATTGCTGCTACATTCCTGAAATATGATACCATATATGAATTATGTGCTAGATTCATCGTGACGATGCTAAATATCTGAACTGTCCAATAGAGCACTACCATGAGATGGCAACTATTTTTGGCAATAGCTTGGCAACAGGTGCATATGCTAAGGGGGCTAGTGACCCTCTTGCCTCAGAGGTGACTGCAACAGCGAATGCATCACAAGAGACTAAAGATGGTGCTGAAACAAATGAACAAGGAGAAGGTTCACCACTTGAGGCTGAGGAGATGACATTTTCAGCTAACACAAATGGTGCAGGGAGCTCTGGAACTAAACCACCACCAGCAAAGAAGCATAAAGTAGCTGCTGTTGAGGATCCAAATATTGCAATGGTCAGTATAATGAGTGAGGGTCTTGGGAACCTTGCAGCAGCCATAGAGAAGGTGGGGAAGGAAGATGATGGCATTCCTGAAGGGTTGTATGATGACATGATGAGTATTCCTGGATTTGATGAGGCGCATCTAGATCACTACTATGCTTATTTGTGCGAACATCCATCACTTGCAAGGCGCTTCTACAATATGCGTTTGTCATCAAAGATGGTGTGGGTTGCGAGGTACATCAAGGAGCACCTTTGAGGAGAACCTTTGTGGTCCTGATGAGTAGGTGCTAAAGTGCAGTGTATTTTGATAACCACCAAACTGTTAAAAATGGTGGCTAAAGACAAAGCACATGTGATGCTTGTAGTTGTTAGGTCGTCTTGGTGATTTTGGTATATATTTTGCTAACCCACTTGTTACAGTGGTGGTTGATGGCATGTAAGCACGGGTGGACATGCAATGGTAATTGTTAGGATGATGTTGCTGTAGTATATTTTGCTAACCACAAACTTGCTATAATGGTGGTTGATGGCATGTAAGCACGGGTGGTGGTTGCTATTTATGGAACTTGGTATTCTAAAATTATATTTGCAACTATTTTATGGAAATTGAGATATAAACTTTGGTGCTGTATGTGTTATCTAATTTCATAAGTTGAATTATGTGTGATTACGTAGAAGTAAAGATTTGTACAGGTAAAGTTACCACCTATGGTACAGGGGtgactatacccagaaccattcaTTCAACCAAACAAAATCTTATACCATCCTGTACCATTCCATCCAATGAAGCAAACAAAAAACTGAATTGTTTCATACGTGCTACCAAACAGACAATTTGAACCAAACCATCCAGGACCATTCGATCAGCTTGAACAACACATGCAGGATAGAATCTATTCATCCAACCAAACACTACCTAAAGAAAGAACCGCTCGCAGGCTGGGATTTCGTTCGGTTGATCTTGCTCCAAAATACGCTTCTCTGTTGGACAAACATAATCTTAAACAGATGCGTTTTCCTTCACTTTGGCTTCCTTTTTGCGATCTTTTTCTCTGTGACTTGTACATAACACGTCGGTTAACTGAAACTTTGCTGCAAGAACAAGACATCATTGCAAACATACAGTTGAAAAATGTTCATATACATTCCTACGTACAACACGAATTATCACAGATCAATATACAAGTTATTGTGTAGATGCATTGGTCAACTCAAAGCAAGCCAGCATGTTTTATTTGTCAAACCTGTATTTCTTTTTTCTTGCGAAAAGTCAAACCTGTATTCCTAATATAATCTCAAACTAGAAGCAGCTCACCGGTCATCTGACATCAAATGCAAGTTTGGTCAGCTATCTTCTTGTGGAGAGTTCCTAGTAGAGTTACCCGGAAGAGGATGACTATATACGTTAGCGTTAGCGCAGTCCGGAGTAATATCCACTACCAATCCTTAAACTTGTAACGTTGTGTCATCCCGGTCACTAAATTTAGAAAACGCACAACCACGTCCTAAACTTGCTAATTGTAGCATCGGAGCCCTAATCCTTTATAACTTGTGTTAAGCTGCTTGCGTGGCATGATGACCTTCCGGACTCCTGACCGTGtatctcccctctctctctctcatggaGAGCCGTGACTcccaaccgccgccgccgccctactccCTCCCGAGGCAGATCGACACCAGGCAATCCAAGCCCACATCCCAGCAGCAGGAGCCCTTAGAGGTGAGGATGAGGTCAACGAGGTGGACAATGTGGTGACGAGGACGAAGACAAATGCAACGCCGTCAGCGCCGCTGGCTCGTCGGTGGGCCCGAGCGCCGGCGCCGGGCCGCCGGTGCCAGAGGAACGGGGCTGGAGACCTCCACTTGTGCACGCGGAGCAGGAAACCGTGCCTTCCGCCGAACTGAGCGGCCCTGGACATGCCCGCACTGGTGATCTCCACCTGCTCAGGTGCTCGAGCTGCGCGTCGCCGGCCAACAGCAGCGCGTTGTCCTCACTACTCCTATCGATTCTGCTCATCTGCAACTGCATCCAAAGACGCCACAAGCACAGCACCACACACCAGCCATTCCATCTCCCACAAGtcattccttttcttttcccccatcAAGCCAGCAGCTTGTGCGCCTCTGTGTTCTCGCTCAACGCTATGGCCATCTCCAAATTGGCAGCACCAGTAGTTCACTATCCTTCCCAATTTTCCCTTTCGATTCCCCTTCTTTATTTGTTCATCTTCTCCTCAATCCAGAATAGACCAACCACCGGCACCTTGCTCCTCTGCCGCAGCAGTTTCAAGCAACCAGCAGCGGCGGTAACCAGAGCAGCAACACAAGCGCCGTCAACTGAGCTTCTGGCTCGCTGCCTCGATGTTCAGCAGTAAGTGGCAGAAGTGGAGGCGCAAGCAGAAGATCAAGAAGCATGAGGCCGCAGGCAGCAAGGCTGCGGCAGACGAGTGGAGGACTCCCCCGCGGCATCGTCGAGTGGTCAAATCCCCGTGGAGGATATGAGTCCCTGCTCGAACCCGACATCGACACCAATATCCTCGGCCGCTGGTGGCAGCGCAGAAAGCGAGCGGGAGGAGGATGCGAGTGTGCGACCTCCATTGCCGCTGCTCATGCCGACGCAGCGGCGTGCGATGCGATTCATGGGCCCTACCTGTCGGATCCACGTTATAGTGCTGACAGCGTGCCACGCAAGCGGCTTAATACAAGTTACGAAGAATTAGGACTTAGATGCTACAATTAGCAATTTTAGGGATCTAGATGTGCGTTTTCTGAGTTTAGGGAGCGGAATGACATAACCTACTCATAAGTAAACAT from Panicum hallii strain FIL2 chromosome 3, PHallii_v3.1, whole genome shotgun sequence encodes:
- the LOC112884469 gene encoding uncharacterized protein LOC112884469 isoform X2 gives rise to the protein MDLDQQADNLGANGGGLVWPSAMSSYMLQHLAQLVSSGMKTSTGFKQVHLNGCARALMENMGYHVTGTQVGNHLRKWKKIYGKIQKLKNLSGALWDEETCTISLEREHYLAHIQIHRDDAKYLNCPIEHYHEMATIFGNSLATGAYAKGASDPLASEVTATANASQETKDGAETNEQGEGSPLEAEEMTFSANTNGAGSSGTKPPPAKKHKVAAVEDPNIAMVSIMSEGLGNLAAAIEKVGKEDDGIPEGLYDDMMSIPGFDEAHLDHYYAYLCEHPSLARRFYNMRLSSKMVWVARYIKEHL
- the LOC112884469 gene encoding uncharacterized protein LOC112884469 isoform X1, whose protein sequence is MQRVCWSAALLQPMTKGFNIYFCSFPDFQSVLTMNQCLFDAGNFGLKLFLLKEMDLDQQADNLGANGGGLVWPSAMSSYMLQHLAQLVSSGMKTSTGFKQVHLNGCARALMENMGYHVTGTQVGNHLRKWKKIYGKIQKLKNLSGALWDEETCTISLEREHYLAHIQIHRDDAKYLNCPIEHYHEMATIFGNSLATGAYAKGASDPLASEVTATANASQETKDGAETNEQGEGSPLEAEEMTFSANTNGAGSSGTKPPPAKKHKVAAVEDPNIAMVSIMSEGLGNLAAAIEKVGKEDDGIPEGLYDDMMSIPGFDEAHLDHYYAYLCEHPSLARRFYNMRLSSKMVWVARYIKEHL